A genome region from Cucurbita pepo subsp. pepo cultivar mu-cu-16 chromosome LG02, ASM280686v2, whole genome shotgun sequence includes the following:
- the LOC111788139 gene encoding cysteine--tRNA ligase, chloroplastic/mitochondrial-like isoform X1, which yields MASLLKLYNPLMVTRFSPISVSQAILLRRTRRHFRFPFFKSARCFTTSLSLSQHPVNEENHKEIGGVPRQCTSSELWLHNTMSRKKELFKTKVEGKVGMYVCGVTAYDLSHIGHARVYVTFDVLYRYLKHLGYEVLYVRNFTDVDDKIIVRANELGEDPLNLSKRYCEEFCQDMVSLHCLPPSVEPRVSDHMPQIIDMIKQVIILSRFSTSLKAIFCFNKHILLSCCLLLCSVGITLDSQRGEYGLLSGRKLEDNRAGERVAVDSRKKNPADFALWKSAKEGEPFWESPWGPGRPGWHIECSAMSATYLGYSFDIHGGGMDLVFPHHENEIAQSCATCKTSNISYWVHNGFVTIDSEKMSKSLGNFFTIRQVIDLYHPLALRLFLLGTHYRSPINYSDFLLESASDRIFYIYQTLDDCKTVLSQQDESSLKGSIPPSLMEEINKFYNVFLTSMSDDIHTNVVLAALSDPLKIINDLLHTRKGKKQEFRIESLAALEKIIGRLLSILGLMPASYSEALGQLKEKALTRAKMTNEQVVQKIEERNAARKNKEYEKSDAIRNDLAGVGITLMDGPNGTTWRPTIPLALQEHQSAST from the exons ATGGCTTCCCTCCTAAAGCTCTACAACCCATTAATGGTAACTCGATTCTCTCCGATTTCAGTCTCTCAGGCGATTCTCCTCCGCAGAACTCGTCGTCATTTTCGTTTTCCGTTCTTCAAGTCCGCGAGATGTTTCACTACTTCTCTGAGTTTATCTCAGCATCCGGTTAATGAGGAGAATCACAAAGAAATCGGCGGCGTTCCGCGTCAGTGTACCTCGTCGGAACTCTGGCTGCACAACACAATGAGTAGGAAGAAGGAGCTGTTCAAGACCAAGGTTGAAGGTAAAGTGGGCATGTACGTGTGTGGTGTCACTGCCTATGATCTCAGCCATATTGGCCATGCGCGTGTTTATGTTACTTTCGATGTTCTATATAG GTATTTGAAGCATTTGGGATACGAAGTTCTTTATGTTCGCAATTTCACCGATGTGGATGACAAA ATAATTGTTAGAGCAAATGAGTTGGGCGAAGATCCGCTTAATTTAAGTAAGCGTTACTGTGAAGAATTCTGTCAAGATATGGTGTCTCTTCATTGTTTGCCACCTTCAGTTGAACCACGAGTTTCAGACCACATGCCCCAGATCATTGATATGATAAAACAg GTAATCATATTATCTCGATTCTCGACAAGCCTTAAAGCCATCTTTTGTTTCAATAAGCATATATTATTGAGTTGTTGTCTTCTTTTATGCTCTGTGGGTATTACTCTTGATTCTCAAAGGGGAG AATATGGACTATTATCAGGACGAAAATTAGAGGATAATCGAGCTGGAGAGCGGGTTGCTGTGGACTCCAGGAAGAAGAACCCTGCTGATTTTGCATTGTGGAAG TCTGCAAAGGAGGGGGAGCCATTTTGGGAAAGTCCATGGGGTCCTGGAAGGCCTGGATGGCATATAGAGTGTAGTGCCATGAGTGCAACATATCTGGGTTATTCTTTTGATATACATGGTGGAGGGATGGATCTTGTCTTTCCCCaccatgaaaatgaaattgctCAGAGTTGTGCCACTTGCAAAACGAGTAATATAAGCTACTGGGTACATAATGGTTTCGTAACTATCGACTCTGAGAAAATGTCTAAATCTCTTGGGAACTTTTTCACCATTCGGCAG GTGATAGATCTTTACCATCCACTGGCTTTGAGGCTTTTCTTATTGGGGACACACTATCGTTCTCCAATCAACTACTCTGATTTCCTGCTTGAAAGTGCTTCAGATCGCATTTTTTACATCTATCAG ACTCTTGATGACTGTAAAACTGTTCTTAGCCAGCAAGATGAATCAAGTCTTAAGGGTTCCATTCCCCCAAGTTTGATGGAAGAGATCAACAAATTCTACAATGTTTTCCTGACCTCGATGTCCGATGACATTCACACTAATGTGGTTTTGGCAGCGTTATCAGATCCTTTGAAAATTATCAATGATTTGTTACATACTCGTAAG GGCAAGAAGCAGGAATTTCGAATCGAATCTCTTGCAGCTTTGGAGAAGATAATAGGAAGGCTGTTGTCCATTTTAGGACTGATGCCTGCAAGTTACTCTGAG GCTCTGGGACAGCTGAAGGAAAAGGCGTTAACACGTGCAAAGATGACGAACGAACAAGTAGTACAGAAGATAGAAGAGAGGAATGCAGCAAGAAAGAATAAGGAGTATGAAAAATCCGATGCAATCAGGAATGATCTAGCTGGTGTTGGAATTACTCTCATGGATGGCCCAAATGGAACAACTTGGAGACCAACTATTCCTCTTGCACTTCAAGAACACCAGTCTGCTTCAACTTGA
- the LOC111788139 gene encoding cysteine--tRNA ligase, chloroplastic/mitochondrial-like isoform X2 — translation MASLLKLYNPLMVTRFSPISVSQAILLRRTRRHFRFPFFKSARCFTTSLSLSQHPVNEENHKEIGGVPRQCTSSELWLHNTMSRKKELFKTKVEGKVGMYVCGVTAYDLSHIGHARVYVTFDVLYRYLKHLGYEVLYVRNFTDVDDKIIVRANELGEDPLNLSKRYCEEFCQDMVSLHCLPPSVEPRVSDHMPQIIDMIKQILDNGYAYCVDGDVYFNVDKFPEYGLLSGRKLEDNRAGERVAVDSRKKNPADFALWKSAKEGEPFWESPWGPGRPGWHIECSAMSATYLGYSFDIHGGGMDLVFPHHENEIAQSCATCKTSNISYWVHNGFVTIDSEKMSKSLGNFFTIRQVIDLYHPLALRLFLLGTHYRSPINYSDFLLESASDRIFYIYQTLDDCKTVLSQQDESSLKGSIPPSLMEEINKFYNVFLTSMSDDIHTNVVLAALSDPLKIINDLLHTRKGKKQEFRIESLAALEKIIGRLLSILGLMPASYSEALGQLKEKALTRAKMTNEQVVQKIEERNAARKNKEYEKSDAIRNDLAGVGITLMDGPNGTTWRPTIPLALQEHQSAST, via the exons ATGGCTTCCCTCCTAAAGCTCTACAACCCATTAATGGTAACTCGATTCTCTCCGATTTCAGTCTCTCAGGCGATTCTCCTCCGCAGAACTCGTCGTCATTTTCGTTTTCCGTTCTTCAAGTCCGCGAGATGTTTCACTACTTCTCTGAGTTTATCTCAGCATCCGGTTAATGAGGAGAATCACAAAGAAATCGGCGGCGTTCCGCGTCAGTGTACCTCGTCGGAACTCTGGCTGCACAACACAATGAGTAGGAAGAAGGAGCTGTTCAAGACCAAGGTTGAAGGTAAAGTGGGCATGTACGTGTGTGGTGTCACTGCCTATGATCTCAGCCATATTGGCCATGCGCGTGTTTATGTTACTTTCGATGTTCTATATAG GTATTTGAAGCATTTGGGATACGAAGTTCTTTATGTTCGCAATTTCACCGATGTGGATGACAAA ATAATTGTTAGAGCAAATGAGTTGGGCGAAGATCCGCTTAATTTAAGTAAGCGTTACTGTGAAGAATTCTGTCAAGATATGGTGTCTCTTCATTGTTTGCCACCTTCAGTTGAACCACGAGTTTCAGACCACATGCCCCAGATCATTGATATGATAAAACAg ATTCTTGATAATGGATATGCCTATTGTGTTGATGGTGATGTGTACTTCAATGTGGACAAATTTCCAGAATATGGACTATTATCAGGACGAAAATTAGAGGATAATCGAGCTGGAGAGCGGGTTGCTGTGGACTCCAGGAAGAAGAACCCTGCTGATTTTGCATTGTGGAAG TCTGCAAAGGAGGGGGAGCCATTTTGGGAAAGTCCATGGGGTCCTGGAAGGCCTGGATGGCATATAGAGTGTAGTGCCATGAGTGCAACATATCTGGGTTATTCTTTTGATATACATGGTGGAGGGATGGATCTTGTCTTTCCCCaccatgaaaatgaaattgctCAGAGTTGTGCCACTTGCAAAACGAGTAATATAAGCTACTGGGTACATAATGGTTTCGTAACTATCGACTCTGAGAAAATGTCTAAATCTCTTGGGAACTTTTTCACCATTCGGCAG GTGATAGATCTTTACCATCCACTGGCTTTGAGGCTTTTCTTATTGGGGACACACTATCGTTCTCCAATCAACTACTCTGATTTCCTGCTTGAAAGTGCTTCAGATCGCATTTTTTACATCTATCAG ACTCTTGATGACTGTAAAACTGTTCTTAGCCAGCAAGATGAATCAAGTCTTAAGGGTTCCATTCCCCCAAGTTTGATGGAAGAGATCAACAAATTCTACAATGTTTTCCTGACCTCGATGTCCGATGACATTCACACTAATGTGGTTTTGGCAGCGTTATCAGATCCTTTGAAAATTATCAATGATTTGTTACATACTCGTAAG GGCAAGAAGCAGGAATTTCGAATCGAATCTCTTGCAGCTTTGGAGAAGATAATAGGAAGGCTGTTGTCCATTTTAGGACTGATGCCTGCAAGTTACTCTGAG GCTCTGGGACAGCTGAAGGAAAAGGCGTTAACACGTGCAAAGATGACGAACGAACAAGTAGTACAGAAGATAGAAGAGAGGAATGCAGCAAGAAAGAATAAGGAGTATGAAAAATCCGATGCAATCAGGAATGATCTAGCTGGTGTTGGAATTACTCTCATGGATGGCCCAAATGGAACAACTTGGAGACCAACTATTCCTCTTGCACTTCAAGAACACCAGTCTGCTTCAACTTGA